From the genome of Bordetella sp. H567, one region includes:
- a CDS encoding flavin reductase family protein has translation MNFDFSQLTSTDAFKLLSSVVVPRPIAWVVSQSPQGRLNAAPFSFFNVVSSDPPIVALGIGPRGGELKDTSRNILATGEFVINVASAGLAEQMNRTSVDYIADVNELTRAGLSTEPSLLVAPPRIAQSPAALECRVWQVLEAAPQRVIVLARVVAMYLCDEAILNPQRFHVDTPSLRLLGRMHGAGWYAHTNNLFQMVTPDADDDPAVRPAQGH, from the coding sequence ATGAACTTCGATTTCAGCCAATTGACATCGACGGACGCCTTCAAGCTGCTATCCAGCGTGGTGGTGCCGCGCCCCATTGCGTGGGTCGTCAGCCAATCGCCGCAAGGGCGGCTGAACGCCGCGCCGTTTTCCTTTTTCAACGTGGTGAGCAGCGACCCGCCCATCGTGGCGTTGGGCATCGGGCCGCGCGGCGGGGAATTGAAGGATACGTCGCGCAATATCCTGGCCACCGGCGAATTCGTCATCAATGTCGCCTCGGCGGGACTGGCCGAGCAGATGAATCGCACCAGCGTGGACTATATCGCCGACGTGAACGAATTGACCCGGGCGGGGCTGAGCACCGAACCGTCGCTGCTCGTGGCCCCGCCGCGCATCGCACAAAGCCCGGCGGCGCTGGAATGCCGGGTCTGGCAGGTACTGGAGGCCGCGCCGCAGCGCGTTATCGTATTGGCGCGCGTGGTGGCGATGTATCTGTGCGACGAGGCCATCCTGAACCCGCAGCGCTTTCACGTGGATACGCCGTCGCTGCGGCTGCTGGGACGCATGCATGGCGCGGGCTGGTACGCCCATACGAACAACCTGTTCCAGATGGTGACGCCCGATGCCGACGACGACCCCGCGGTGCGGCCGGCGCAGGGACATTGA
- a CDS encoding Bug family tripartite tricarboxylate transporter substrate binding protein, giving the protein MAPAGLPAAHAAGPGNAYPDHPITLVNPYAAGGPADIVARSLARAMEKRLGQPVVVENKPGGGASIGTGFVARAKPDGYTLLLGTSAGHVVTPLMQKTAYDGVRDFAFCSVVAVQPIMLAVNPASGIKTVADLIARARAEPGKLSYGSAGVGGATHLGAELFQQAAHIKLNHIPYPGASPAVNDAVGGQLDMVMLNLSASLAFIRQGRLVPLAYASDQRSPLLPQVPTLDEAGVHGAQSATWYSLAAPAGTPAAIVQRLSAAVRDVNQDTDYRRVMQEQAIELMALAPDQAQAYVEKDRADMQALLDRLGLLGK; this is encoded by the coding sequence GCCGGCCCGGGCAACGCTTATCCGGACCACCCCATCACCCTGGTCAACCCTTATGCCGCCGGCGGGCCCGCCGACATCGTGGCGCGCAGCCTGGCGCGGGCGATGGAAAAACGACTGGGCCAGCCAGTGGTGGTGGAGAACAAGCCGGGCGGCGGCGCCTCGATAGGTACGGGTTTCGTGGCACGCGCGAAGCCGGACGGCTATACGCTGCTGCTGGGTACGTCGGCCGGCCATGTCGTCACGCCCCTGATGCAAAAGACGGCCTATGACGGCGTGCGCGACTTCGCGTTCTGTTCGGTGGTGGCCGTGCAGCCCATCATGCTGGCCGTCAACCCCGCAAGCGGCATCAAGACGGTGGCGGACCTGATCGCGCGCGCCCGCGCCGAGCCCGGCAAGCTCAGCTACGGTTCGGCCGGCGTGGGGGGCGCCACGCATCTGGGTGCAGAACTGTTCCAACAGGCCGCGCACATCAAACTCAACCACATCCCCTACCCCGGCGCTTCGCCCGCCGTCAATGACGCCGTCGGCGGACAGCTGGACATGGTGATGCTGAACCTGTCGGCCAGCCTGGCCTTCATCCGCCAGGGCCGCCTGGTGCCGCTGGCGTATGCGTCGGACCAGCGTTCGCCGCTGCTGCCGCAGGTTCCCACCCTGGACGAGGCCGGCGTGCACGGGGCGCAATCGGCGACCTGGTACAGCCTCGCGGCGCCGGCGGGCACGCCGGCCGCGATCGTGCAGCGCCTGAGCGCAGCCGTCCGCGACGTGAACCAGGACACGGACTACCGTCGCGTGATGCAGGAACAGGCCATAGAGCTGATGGCCCTTGCGCCGGACCAGGCCCAGGCCTACGTGGAAAAAGACCGCGCCGACATGCAGGCCCTGCTGGACCGGCTGGGGTTGCTCGGGAAATGA